In Stenotrophomonas sp. 610A2, one DNA window encodes the following:
- a CDS encoding acyltransferase, protein MIPAIAQDSGTSREHIQQAGTVVVMGAGNMLQMVEPWLHANFTLAHITDNRTDAAQRFPQYRYVAPQQLHTLDRPFVIVTTSRAYYAEISAQLTALGIAHCLLDDIIGLHADIYPVVDVAALSAPYADPYGNSIEWDGEVAPKLSVRFGRDGKDGRQPLSARGNRLRIGAGCHFNGSNKVTFLGDGSSVELGPGTWMAGDFSVTASNHARFQTGARCTFEALTADVHEGEITLGDDCMVSVQVHLQQTDSHPIFDASSGERINRGKHIRIGNHVWIGYQAFLLGGCRIGDDCIVGARAVTAGSFAAGTVIAGSPARVIRDNVTWRKDELTCSPTLLHLSDCRPSPTPAIQSIAGTPMDIAEAIPAFHHRDTSIPSCDVGVQR, encoded by the coding sequence GTGATCCCTGCCATCGCCCAGGACAGCGGAACTTCCCGCGAGCATATCCAGCAGGCCGGTACGGTTGTGGTGATGGGTGCAGGCAATATGCTGCAGATGGTCGAGCCCTGGCTGCACGCCAATTTCACGCTCGCCCATATCACCGACAACCGCACGGATGCAGCGCAGCGCTTCCCGCAATACAGGTACGTAGCACCACAGCAACTGCACACGCTCGATCGACCGTTCGTCATCGTCACCACCTCACGTGCCTACTATGCGGAAATAAGCGCGCAGCTGACCGCACTGGGTATCGCGCATTGCCTGCTGGACGACATCATCGGCTTGCACGCGGACATCTACCCGGTCGTAGATGTGGCGGCCTTGTCCGCACCCTACGCGGACCCGTATGGCAACAGCATCGAGTGGGACGGCGAGGTCGCGCCCAAGCTGAGCGTGCGCTTTGGGCGCGACGGCAAGGACGGCAGGCAACCGCTGAGTGCACGTGGCAACCGCCTGCGGATCGGCGCTGGTTGCCATTTCAACGGCAGCAACAAAGTCACCTTCCTGGGTGATGGGTCCAGCGTGGAACTGGGGCCTGGAACCTGGATGGCCGGTGACTTCAGCGTTACCGCAAGCAACCATGCCCGCTTCCAGACCGGTGCCCGCTGCACATTCGAAGCGCTTACCGCAGATGTACACGAAGGCGAGATCACCCTGGGCGATGACTGCATGGTCTCGGTGCAGGTACACCTGCAGCAGACCGATTCACATCCAATCTTCGATGCCAGCAGCGGTGAGCGCATCAACCGCGGCAAACATATCCGCATCGGCAACCATGTCTGGATCGGCTACCAGGCATTCCTGCTCGGAGGCTGCCGGATCGGCGATGACTGCATCGTCGGAGCACGCGCCGTAACAGCTGGCAGTTTTGCCGCAGGCACGGTTATTGCAGGCAGTCCTGCAAGGGTGATCCGCGACAACGTCACCTGGCGCAAAGATGAATTGACCTGCTCGCCGACCCTGCTTCATCTGTCGGACTGCAGGCCAAGCCCAACACCCGCAATCCAGTCAATCGCAGGAACCCCCATGGACATCGCCGAGGCCATACCCGCCTTCCACCATCGCGACACCAGCATCCCGTCGTGCGATGTGGGTGTGCAGCGATGA
- a CDS encoding FkbM family methyltransferase, translating into MNQQVSAHRAADSERLTRAQHDGIVIMGTGGMASQLHEACAQLGIVVHAFITSSAMQAEHRGLPVHALAQVPAALLAKPIWIGIFNHGDSSDLVQLRRQCLASGFSDVLVPQQFYALVEAQMGWRYWLAPLHAYQQQHAAIAQGRELLGDAESIAVFDAILAFRTASELDEVLPRSTGPQYFPADLLPMLPSSTGVYLDGGAFDGDTVSLAVEQLSPEHILAFEPDPGNFQQLAKHVASINVPATLFPLGISDAVRFLRFRSDNGAGCAVDGTGDSQIQVVDLDSVVSKLPIDFVKLDIEGCEIEALHGARHLISTRKPFLAIAGYHRWDDLWKIPALIHTLNPGYTIKLRLHCANSFDAVFYAYNA; encoded by the coding sequence ATGAACCAGCAAGTTTCAGCGCATCGGGCAGCGGACTCGGAAAGGCTCACACGCGCACAACACGACGGCATTGTCATCATGGGCACTGGTGGCATGGCGAGCCAACTGCATGAGGCTTGCGCTCAGCTCGGCATCGTCGTGCATGCGTTCATCACCAGCAGCGCAATGCAGGCCGAGCATCGTGGCCTACCGGTGCATGCGCTGGCGCAGGTTCCTGCGGCGCTGCTGGCCAAGCCGATCTGGATCGGCATCTTCAACCACGGCGACAGTTCGGACCTTGTCCAGCTGCGGCGTCAGTGCCTGGCCAGCGGTTTCAGCGATGTACTGGTTCCACAACAGTTCTATGCGCTGGTAGAAGCGCAGATGGGCTGGCGCTATTGGCTGGCACCGCTGCACGCCTACCAACAACAGCACGCCGCGATCGCACAAGGCCGGGAGTTGCTCGGTGATGCCGAAAGCATCGCTGTGTTCGATGCCATCCTGGCTTTCCGTACGGCGAGCGAACTCGATGAGGTGCTACCGCGCTCGACCGGTCCGCAGTATTTCCCTGCTGATCTGCTGCCGATGTTACCCAGCAGTACGGGTGTATACCTCGACGGCGGCGCATTTGATGGTGATACCGTCAGTTTGGCGGTCGAGCAGCTGTCGCCTGAACATATCCTCGCGTTCGAGCCGGACCCCGGCAATTTCCAGCAACTGGCCAAACATGTCGCCAGCATCAACGTACCAGCAACGCTGTTCCCACTCGGAATCTCCGATGCGGTGCGCTTCCTGCGCTTCCGCTCCGACAATGGTGCTGGCTGCGCAGTAGATGGCACTGGCGACAGCCAGATTCAGGTCGTGGACCTGGACAGTGTTGTTTCCAAGCTGCCGATTGATTTCGTCAAGCTGGACATCGAAGGATGCGAGATTGAGGCACTGCACGGAGCGCGCCACCTGATCTCCACGCGCAAGCCCTTCCTGGCAATCGCTGGTTACCACCGCTGGGACGACCTGTGGAAGATCCCGGCACTCATCCACACACTCAATCCGGGCTACACAATCAAGCTGCGGCTGCACTGCGCCAACAGCTTCGATGCGGTCTTCTACGCTTACAACGCCTGA
- a CDS encoding thiamine pyrophosphate-binding protein has protein sequence MSDPQKVTVSAQVADWLADQGVEQVFAVTGGGAMFLNQALGTNQRLRCAYMHHEQACAMAAEGYARIAGKPAVVNVTTGPGGINALNGVFGAFTDSIPMLVLSGQVKRETALDHRPIAGLRQLGDQEAPIVAMAAPVCKRAVAIGELAELETELPLSFALASQGRPGPVWLDIPLDLQGAVAEVSFPAPTASAAAGVPSQLADDCSQIAERLLAAHRPIILAGTGVRLSGAEAALLAFAERHGIPVATAWTHDLIASDHPLFAGRPGTIGTRPGNFAVQNADLLITLGSRLNIRQTSYNWDAFAARAYTIHVDIDQAELDKPSLHTDLRVNADAGDFLNTLQAALEGVKLPDYAPWASWLRTLRTRFPTVSLAQQQAPAINPYALVERVFQQLRADDIIVCGNASACILPFQVGALQAQQRMFSNSGSASMGYDLPAAIGAALAAPERRVICFAGDGSLQMNVQELQTLRTLGLNVIIVVLDNQGYLSIRQTHENFFGTVVGATPQSGVDFPDYTRLATAYGIPAIAIREPSELMQLDSALAEDGPALLHVHVDPSQEFEPRIKSRRDTSGAFHTPELDDMFPFLEVEQLQEIRAQAAAIRQAVQP, from the coding sequence ATGAGCGATCCCCAGAAAGTCACGGTATCCGCGCAGGTTGCAGATTGGCTGGCAGACCAAGGCGTGGAGCAGGTTTTCGCCGTCACCGGCGGTGGTGCCATGTTCCTCAACCAAGCGTTGGGAACCAACCAGCGCCTGCGCTGCGCCTACATGCACCATGAGCAGGCCTGTGCAATGGCCGCCGAGGGCTATGCGCGTATTGCAGGCAAGCCGGCCGTGGTCAATGTAACCACGGGCCCCGGCGGCATCAACGCACTGAATGGCGTGTTTGGCGCGTTCACCGATTCCATCCCCATGCTGGTGCTGTCAGGTCAGGTCAAGCGCGAAACCGCACTGGATCACCGGCCAATAGCCGGCTTGCGCCAGCTTGGCGACCAGGAAGCGCCGATCGTTGCGATGGCCGCGCCCGTCTGCAAGCGCGCTGTCGCAATCGGTGAGCTTGCCGAGCTTGAGACTGAATTGCCGCTCAGCTTCGCACTGGCCAGCCAAGGCCGACCTGGCCCGGTGTGGTTGGACATTCCGCTGGACCTGCAGGGTGCAGTCGCTGAGGTGAGCTTCCCGGCACCGACTGCCAGCGCTGCAGCTGGCGTGCCCTCGCAGCTCGCCGATGACTGCAGCCAGATCGCCGAACGACTGCTCGCAGCACACCGGCCGATCATCCTCGCCGGTACCGGCGTCAGGCTCAGTGGTGCCGAAGCAGCCCTGCTTGCTTTCGCTGAACGTCATGGCATTCCCGTGGCCACCGCGTGGACTCATGACCTGATCGCCAGTGATCATCCCTTGTTCGCCGGCCGTCCAGGCACCATCGGCACCCGCCCCGGCAACTTCGCCGTGCAGAATGCGGATCTGCTTATCACGCTTGGCTCTCGCCTGAACATCCGCCAGACCAGCTACAACTGGGATGCATTTGCGGCTCGTGCGTACACCATCCACGTCGACATCGATCAGGCCGAGCTGGACAAACCCAGCCTGCATACCGATCTGCGCGTCAACGCCGATGCAGGTGACTTTCTCAACACACTGCAGGCCGCGCTTGAAGGTGTAAAGCTGCCTGACTACGCGCCGTGGGCAAGCTGGCTGCGCACCCTGCGTACCCGCTTTCCGACTGTGTCCCTGGCGCAACAGCAGGCACCTGCGATCAACCCTTACGCCTTGGTTGAACGCGTATTCCAGCAGCTGCGCGCCGATGACATCATCGTGTGCGGCAACGCCTCCGCATGCATCCTGCCCTTCCAGGTCGGTGCGTTGCAGGCGCAACAGCGCATGTTCAGCAATTCCGGCTCGGCTTCGATGGGCTACGACCTCCCGGCCGCCATCGGCGCCGCGCTTGCAGCCCCCGAGCGGCGGGTGATCTGCTTCGCTGGCGACGGCAGCCTGCAGATGAACGTGCAGGAGTTGCAGACCCTGCGCACGCTCGGTCTCAACGTGATCATCGTCGTATTGGACAACCAGGGCTATCTGTCCATCCGCCAGACGCATGAGAACTTCTTTGGCACAGTGGTGGGCGCCACCCCGCAGAGCGGCGTTGATTTCCCGGATTACACGCGCCTCGCAACGGCCTATGGCATCCCCGCTATCGCTATACGCGAACCCAGTGAGTTGATGCAGCTGGACTCGGCGTTGGCTGAGGATGGCCCCGCATTGCTGCACGTGCACGTGGATCCCTCGCAGGAATTCGAACCACGGATCAAGTCGCGACGTGATACCAGTGGCGCGTTCCATACACCGGAGCTCGACGACATGTTTCCCTTCCTGGAGGTCGAGCAGTTGCAGGAGATCCGTGCGCAAGCTGCGGCCATCCGCCAGGCAGTGCAGCCATGA